From a single Cinclus cinclus chromosome 16, bCinCin1.1, whole genome shotgun sequence genomic region:
- the RBBP6 gene encoding E3 ubiquitin-protein ligase RBBP6 isoform X2 produces MSCVHYKFSSKLNYDTVTFDGLHISLSDLKRQIMGREKLKAADCDLQITNAQTKEEYTDDSALIPKNSSVIVRRIPIGGVKATSKTYVISRSEPVSGTSKAIDDSSASISLAQLTKTANLAEANASEEDKIKAMMTQSGHEYDPVNYMKKPVGPPPPSYTCFRCGKPGHYIKNCPTNGDKNFESVPRIKKSTGIPRSFMMEVKDPNTKGAMLTNTGKYAIPTIDAEAYAIGKKEKPPFLPEEPSSSSEEDDPIPDELLCLICKDIMTDAVVIPCCGNSYCDECIRTALLESEEHTCPTCHQTDVSPDALIANKFLRQAVNNFKNETGYTKRLRKIQQQQQQQQLPPPPPPPPPPLMRQTITRTLQPLMRPAMARQQDPLMIPLASLASRSALSSLGPGPSMAAGLPVNPSSVVVSDLPPAVSLSLRGEKPDGPFRDADAVLPPLMAAAELSKSSPLSISSLLEEKGYQVPVLRQPAIPSLLGPQGQSIPTTGHPMRAGALRRPGWELSNRGRPHSDRAQRTQAPSLPASAPVFVPVPPPPLYPPPPHALPLPPGVPPPQFPPQFPPGQPPSAGYTVPPPGYPPAPANMSSAWVPTAVPAAHSNTIPTTQAPPLSREEFYREQRRLKEEEKKKSKLDEFTNDFAKELMEYKKIQKERRRSFSRSKSPYSASSYSRSSYTYSKSRSGSSRSRSYSRSFSRSHSRSYSRSPPYQRRGKGKSRNYRSRSRSHGYHRSRSRSPPYRRYHSRSRSPVFRGQSPTKRAVPQGEAEREYFNRYREVPPYDMKAYYGRSVDFRDPFEKERYREWERNYREWYEKFYKGYAVGAQPRPPVNRENFSPERFGPPGTRRENSPYARGRREEYPAGQSHRNRNVAGNYPEKPGRESHGIKDPTKSKEKEVENPLGDGKGNKHKKHRKRRKGDENEGFPSAELLEGARKPREPVPTEDAKTDSLFMLPSRDDATPVRDEPMEADSIAFKPVSEKEKKEKDKPKAKIEKTKRKVEVAAAPKKDNVAKPAKASQEKADPDREKSPRTEPPVKKVKEELPKTDSVKTSSSQKDEKALGTPRKAHPKVTKDHPETRPAKEEKAKKEHPKEAKAEKPSSKEDKSKKPAEKSKLSDAKIEKRKRKAEEKADKEHEATSAKAYKPETAELKTSPKGKAEPEGEKGERTPEKDKAAFLNNPSKKIKLNRETGKKIVSAENVPPGKEAVEKPEPSSSKVKAEKAKGKARRKVTAADGASSTLVDYTSTSSTGGSPVRKPEEKPDTKRTVIKTLEEYNNDITAPAEDVIIMIQVPQSKWDKDDFESEEEDVKSTTQVPPTVGKPSSVIKPVSAKAANPLKHTEKETEPLEKTQKAAKEASYESTQHDAKSSKSSMSSEKGKTKDRDHSLSDKDSSEKRKSSVQPEKEHSERAAEQGNGKAISQSSKDGRSSEKHDSGRGSAAKDFTPNRDKKSDHDGSREHSSSKRRDEKSESARRKDSPSRIRDSAAVQKSKPREERVEPPKKGPAEAKRSSYSPPRERKPPEHKAVHDPKRPAEEHKPPDKNPGKDKDKEKEKEKEKHVPEVKSNKEKEPGGNKPAAKQDSPEVKVEKETMAAQSDKGAAKPKAPVSSAARLSSDLARETDEAAFVPDYNESDSESNVSAKDEEAAGKTPKEAKEKAVEKVKEEAVAPAPAEQPEVGRSQSQSSPSVSRSRSHSPSESQTRSHSSSASSGESQDSKKKKKKKEKKKHKKHKKHKKHKKHMGNETELEKSQKHKHKKKKSKKSKDKEKDDQKVKSVTT; encoded by the exons AATACACCGATGATAGTGCTCTGATTCCCAAGAACTCATCGGTGATTGTGAGGAGAATCCCCATTGGAGGAGTTAAAGCTACCAGCAAAACTTATGTTAT AAGTCGAAGTGAGCCAGTGAGTGGAACATCAAAAGCA ATTGATGACTCTTCTGCATCTATTTCTCTGGCCCAGCTTACTaag ACTGCCAATCTGGCTGAAGCCAATGCTTCCGAGGAGGATAAAATAAAAGCTATGATGACACAGTCTGGCCATGAATATGATCCAGTCAA TTACATGAAGAAACCCGTGGGGCCACCTCCACCCTCCTACACCTGTTTTCGCTGTGGCAAACCTGGGCACTACATAAAGAACTGTCCAACAAATGGG GACAAAAATTTCGAGTCTGTTCCCAGAATTAAAAAAAGTACAGGAATTCCAAGAAGTTTTATGATGGAGGTGAAGGACCCCAACACAAAGGGTGCCATGCTGACCAACACTGGGAAATATGCAATTCCAACCATAGATGC GGAAGCTTATGCTATAGGAAAGAAGGAGAagcctcccttcctgcctgaGGAGCCATCGTCCTCCTCAGAAGAAGATGATCCTATTCCAGATGAGCTGTTGTGTCTCATTTGTAAGGATATAATGACGGATGCGGTTGTTAttccctgctgtggaaacaGTTACTGTGATGAAT gtATTAGAACAGCACTGCTGGAGTCCGAGGAGCACACATGCCCTACCTGCCATCAGACAGATGTTTCTCCTGATGCTTTAATCGCCAACAAGTTTCTGCGCCAG GCTGTCAACAACTTCAAAAATGAAACCGGCTACACAAAAAGGCTCCGTaagattcagcagcagcagcagcagcagcagctgcccccaCCGCcgcccccaccacccccccctcTGATGCGGCAGACCATAACGCGCACGCTGCAGCCGCTGATGCGGCCGGCCATGGCCCGCCAGCAGGACCCGCTCATGATCCCGCTGGCCTCCCTGGCCTCCCGCTCCGCCCTCTCCTCCCTGGGCCCCGGGCCGTCCATGGCAGCTGGGCTGCCCGTCAATCCCTCTTCTGTGGTTGTCTCCGATCTCCCTCCAGCAGTGTCCCTGTCTCTCCGTGGGGAAAAGCCAGACGGGCCTTTCCG TGATGCTGATGCTGTTCTGCCTCCTCTgatggcagctgctgagcttTCCAAATCTTCCCCTTTGTCAATCAGCAGTTTGTTGGAGGAGAag GGCTATCAGGTTCCTGTCCTGAGACAGCCAGCGATACCAAGTCTTCTGGGCCCTCAAGGACAATCAATACCCACAACTG GTCATCCAATGAGAGCTGGTGCACTTcgcaggccaggctgggaact TTCAAATCGAGGACGCCCGCACAGTGACCGTGCCCAAAGGACTCAGGCCCCATCACTGCCAGCATCAGCACCAGTCTTTGTGCCTGTGCCTCCACCTCCCTTGTATCCTCCACCACCCCatgctcttcctcttcctccgGGGGTACCACCACCACAGTTTCCTCCTCAGTTTCCACCTGGGCAGCCTCCATCCGCTGGGTACACTGTCCCCCCTCCCGGATATCCCCCAGCTCCTGCAAACATGTCATCAGCTTGGGTCCCAACAGCAGTGCCAGCGGCTCATTCAAACACCATCCCAACGACACAAGCACCTCCTCTTTCTAGGGAGGAGTTTTACAGAGAGCAGCGGAGGCTTAAAGAGGA ggaaaagaaaaagtccaAACTTGATGAGTTTACAAATGATTTTGCTAAGGAATTGATGGAATATAAAAAGATTCAAAAGGAGCGTAGGCGTTCGTTTTCCAG gTCCAAGTCTCCCTATAGTGCTTCATCTTACTCTAGAAGCTCGTACACCTACTCCAAGTCCCGCTCAGGTTCGTCGCGCTCCCGCTCCTACTCGCGCTCCTTTAGCCGCTCCCATTCCCGCTCCTACTCGCGCTCGCCGCCGTACCAGAGACGAGGCAAAGGCAAGAGTCGGAACTACCGCTCCCGCTCGCGCTCGCACGGCTACCACCGCTCCCGCTCGCGCTCGCCCCCGTACCGCCGCTACCACTCCCGCTCCAGGTCCCCGGTGTTCCGGGGCCAGTCCCCCACCAAGCGCGCGGTCCCGCAGGGCGAGGCCGAGCGCGAGTACTTCAACCGCTACAGAGAGGTGCCTCCGTACGACATGAAGGCTTACTATGGCCGCTCGGTGGACTTCAGAGACCCCTTTGAGAAGGAGAGATACAGAGAGTGGGAGAGGAACTACAGGGAGTGGTACGAGAAGTTTTACAAGGGCTATGCTGTGGGCGCTCAGCCGCGGCCTCCGGTGAACAGAGAGAACTTCTCTCCAGAGAGGTTTGGCCCACCTGGGACCAGACGAGAGAATTCACCGTATGCTCGGGGGCGGAGGGAGGAGTATCCCGCTGGGCAGAGCCACAGGAATCGTAATGTAGCTGGAAACTACCCTGAAAAGCCTGGGAGAGAGAGCCATGGCATCAAAGATCCTacaaaatcaaaagagaaagaGGTGGAAAATCCACTGGGAGATGGCAAAGGcaataaacataaaaaacaccggaagagaagaaaaggggaCGAGAATGAAGGATTTCCCAGTGCTGAGCTGTTAGAAGGGGCAAGAAAACCAAGAGAGCCAGTTCCAACAGAAGATGCTAAAACAGACTCTCTATTCATGCTGCCAAGCAGGGATGATGCCACCCCTGTAAGGGATGAGCCCATGGAAGCGGATTCCATTGCTTTCAAACCAGTgtctgaaaaggagaaaaaagagaaggataAGCCAAAAGCAAAGATTGAGAAAACAAAGCGGAAAGTGGAAGTGGCGGCTGCTCCGAAGAAAGACAACGTAGCAAAACCAGCTAAAGCTTCCCAGGAAAAGGCGGACCCCGATCGCGAAAAATCTCCTCGAACGGAACCTCCTGTGAAAAAAGTCAAGGAAGAGCTGCCAAAGACAGACAGTGTTAAAACCTCTTCCTCTCAGAAGGATGAGAAGGCTCTTGGCACACCACGGAAGGCTCATCCCAAAGTGACAAAGGATCACCCAGAAACCAGACCAGCCAAGGAGGAGAAGGCAAAGAAAGAGCATCCTAAAGAAGCCAAGGCAGAGAAGCCCTCCAGCAAGGAGGACAAGTCCAAAAAACCTGCTGAGAAAAGCAAACTTTCTGATGCCAAAattgagaaaaggaaaagaaaagcagaggaaaaggctGATAAAGAGCACGAAGCCACTTCTGCAAAGGCCTATAAACCTGAAACTGCAGAATTAAAAACATCGCCCAAGGGGAAAGCTGAgcctgagggggaaaaaggagagcGGACACCAGAAAAGGataaagctgcttttcttaACAACCCGTCCAAAAAGATTAAACTTAACcgagaaactggaaaaaagatTGTGAGCGCAGAAAACGTGCCACCTGGAAAAGAAGCTGTGGAGAAAcctgagcccagcagcagcaaagttaAAGCGGAAAaggcaaagggaaaagcaaggAGGAAAGTGACGGCAGCTGACGGCGCTAGCTCGACTCTTGTGGATTACACCAG CACGAGTTCCACTGGGGGAAGCCCCGTCAGGAAGCCTGAGGAGAAGCCAGACACCAAAAGAACTGTCATTAAGACCCTGGAGGAGTATAACAATGACATAACAGCCCCTGCTGAGGATGTCATTATCATGATCCAGGTCCCTCAGTCCAAATGGGATAAAGATGACTTTGAGTCTGAAGAGGAAGACGTCAAATCCACCACCCAGGTACCCCCAACTGTAGGAAAACCCTCCAGTGTTATCAAACCTGTGAGTGCAAAGGCAGCAAACCCCCTCAAACACACTGAAAAGGAGACGGAGCCTCTGGAGAAAACGCAGAAAGCTGCAAAAGAGGCAAGTTATGAAAGCACCCAACACGATGCCAAGAGTTCAAAAAGCTCCATGTCGAGTGAAAAAGGTAAAACTAAAGACCGGGATCATTCTTTGTCAGACAAGGACAGTTCTGAGAAGAGGAAGAGCAGTGTTCAGCCAGAAAAAGAGCACTCAGAACGTGCAGCGGAacaaggaaatggaaaagctATATCTCaatcttccaaagatggcagATCTTCAGAGAAGCATGACAGTGGCCGTGGCTCCGCTGCGAAGGACTTCACTCCCAACCGAGACAAGAAGTCTGACCACGATGGCAGCAGGGAGCATTCGAGTTCCAAGCGCAGGGACGAGAAGAGCGAATCGGCGCGGAGGAAAGACTCCCCATCCCGGATCAGAGACTCCGCGGCAGTGCAGAAGAGCAAACCAAGAGAGGAGCGTGTGGAGCCGCCCAAGAAGGGCCCTGCAGAGGCCAAGCGCAGCAGCTACAGCCCCCCACGGGAGCGCAAGCCCCCCGAGCACAAAGCTGTGCACGACCCCAAGCGCCCCGCTGAGGAACACAAACCTCCAGATAAAAACCCGggcaaggacaaggacaaggagaaggagaaggagaaggagaagcacGTACCAGAAGTCAAGAGCAATAAAGAGAAAGAGCCAGGTGGGAATAAACCGGCAGCGAAGCAGGACTCACCAGAAGTGAAGGTGGAGAAGGAGACCATGGCGGCTCAGAGCGATAAAGGCGCAGCAAAGCCCAAGGCGCCCGTGAGCAGCGCCGCCCGCCTCTCGTCCGACCTCGCCCGCGAGACGGACGAGGCTGCCTTCGTGCCAGACTACAACGAGAGCGACAGCGAGAGCAACGTGTCTGCAAAGGACGAGGAGGCTGCGGGGAAAACGCCCAAAGAAGCGAAGGAAAAGGCTGTGGAGAAGGTGAAAGAGGAGGCGGTGGCCCCGGCTCCCGCCGAGCAGCCCGAGGTGGgcaggagccagagccagagcagccccagcgTCAGCCGCAGCCGCAGCCACAGCCCCTCCGAGAGCCAGACACggagccacagcagcagtgccagctcagGGGAGAGTCAggacagcaagaaaaagaaaaagaagaaagagaagaagaagcaCAAGAAGCACAAGAAACACAAGAAGCATAAGAAACATATGGGAAATGAAACAGAATTGGAAAAGAGccaaaaacacaaacacaagaagaaaaaatcgAAGAAGAGCAAAGATAAAGAGAAAGACGACCAAAAAGTGAAATCTGTCACGACATAA
- the RBBP6 gene encoding E3 ubiquitin-protein ligase RBBP6 isoform X3: MSCVHYKFSSKLNYDTVTFDGLHISLSDLKRQIMGREKLKAADCDLQITNAQTKEEYTDDSALIPKNSSVIVRRIPIGGVKATSKTYVMTPKSHKILETTFRSRSEPVSGTSKATANLAEANASEEDKIKAMMTQSGHEYDPVNYMKKPVGPPPPSYTCFRCGKPGHYIKNCPTNGDKNFESVPRIKKSTGIPRSFMMEVKDPNTKGAMLTNTGKYAIPTIDAEAYAIGKKEKPPFLPEEPSSSSEEDDPIPDELLCLICKDIMTDAVVIPCCGNSYCDECIRTALLESEEHTCPTCHQTDVSPDALIANKFLRQAVNNFKNETGYTKRLRKIQQQQQQQQLPPPPPPPPPPLMRQTITRTLQPLMRPAMARQQDPLMIPLASLASRSALSSLGPGPSMAAGLPVNPSSVVVSDLPPAVSLSLRGEKPDGPFRDADAVLPPLMAAAELSKSSPLSISSLLEEKGYQVPVLRQPAIPSLLGPQGQSIPTTGHPMRAGALRRPGWELSNRGRPHSDRAQRTQAPSLPASAPVFVPVPPPPLYPPPPHALPLPPGVPPPQFPPQFPPGQPPSAGYTVPPPGYPPAPANMSSAWVPTAVPAAHSNTIPTTQAPPLSREEFYREQRRLKEEEKKKSKLDEFTNDFAKELMEYKKIQKERRRSFSRSKSPYSASSYSRSSYTYSKSRSGSSRSRSYSRSFSRSHSRSYSRSPPYQRRGKGKSRNYRSRSRSHGYHRSRSRSPPYRRYHSRSRSPVFRGQSPTKRAVPQGEAEREYFNRYREVPPYDMKAYYGRSVDFRDPFEKERYREWERNYREWYEKFYKGYAVGAQPRPPVNRENFSPERFGPPGTRRENSPYARGRREEYPAGQSHRNRNVAGNYPEKPGRESHGIKDPTKSKEKEVENPLGDGKGNKHKKHRKRRKGDENEGFPSAELLEGARKPREPVPTEDAKTDSLFMLPSRDDATPVRDEPMEADSIAFKPVSEKEKKEKDKPKAKIEKTKRKVEVAAAPKKDNVAKPAKASQEKADPDREKSPRTEPPVKKVKEELPKTDSVKTSSSQKDEKALGTPRKAHPKVTKDHPETRPAKEEKAKKEHPKEAKAEKPSSKEDKSKKPAEKSKLSDAKIEKRKRKAEEKADKEHEATSAKAYKPETAELKTSPKGKAEPEGEKGERTPEKDKAAFLNNPSKKIKLNRETGKKIVSAENVPPGKEAVEKPEPSSSKVKAEKAKGKARRKVTAADGASSTLVDYTSTSSTGGSPVRKPEEKPDTKRTVIKTLEEYNNDITAPAEDVIIMIQVPQSKWDKDDFESEEEDVKSTTQVPPTVGKPSSVIKPVSAKAANPLKHTEKETEPLEKTQKAAKEASYESTQHDAKSSKSSMSSEKGKTKDRDHSLSDKDSSEKRKSSVQPEKEHSERAAEQGNGKAISQSSKDGRSSEKHDSGRGSAAKDFTPNRDKKSDHDGSREHSSSKRRDEKSESARRKDSPSRIRDSAAVQKSKPREERVEPPKKGPAEAKRSSYSPPRERKPPEHKAVHDPKRPAEEHKPPDKNPGKDKDKEKEKEKEKHVPEVKSNKEKEPGGNKPAAKQDSPEVKVEKETMAAQSDKGAAKPKAPVSSAARLSSDLARETDEAAFVPDYNESDSESNVSAKDEEAAGKTPKEAKEKAVEKVKEEAVAPAPAEQPEVGRSQSQSSPSVSRSRSHSPSESQTRSHSSSASSGESQDSKKKKKKKEKKKHKKHKKHKKHKKHMGNETELEKSQKHKHKKKKSKKSKDKEKDDQKVKSVTT; the protein is encoded by the exons AATACACCGATGATAGTGCTCTGATTCCCAAGAACTCATCGGTGATTGTGAGGAGAATCCCCATTGGAGGAGTTAAAGCTACCAGCAAAACTTATGTTAT gACTCCTAAATCGCACAAAATCCTAGAAACTACTTTCAG AAGTCGAAGTGAGCCAGTGAGTGGAACATCAAAAGCA ACTGCCAATCTGGCTGAAGCCAATGCTTCCGAGGAGGATAAAATAAAAGCTATGATGACACAGTCTGGCCATGAATATGATCCAGTCAA TTACATGAAGAAACCCGTGGGGCCACCTCCACCCTCCTACACCTGTTTTCGCTGTGGCAAACCTGGGCACTACATAAAGAACTGTCCAACAAATGGG GACAAAAATTTCGAGTCTGTTCCCAGAATTAAAAAAAGTACAGGAATTCCAAGAAGTTTTATGATGGAGGTGAAGGACCCCAACACAAAGGGTGCCATGCTGACCAACACTGGGAAATATGCAATTCCAACCATAGATGC GGAAGCTTATGCTATAGGAAAGAAGGAGAagcctcccttcctgcctgaGGAGCCATCGTCCTCCTCAGAAGAAGATGATCCTATTCCAGATGAGCTGTTGTGTCTCATTTGTAAGGATATAATGACGGATGCGGTTGTTAttccctgctgtggaaacaGTTACTGTGATGAAT gtATTAGAACAGCACTGCTGGAGTCCGAGGAGCACACATGCCCTACCTGCCATCAGACAGATGTTTCTCCTGATGCTTTAATCGCCAACAAGTTTCTGCGCCAG GCTGTCAACAACTTCAAAAATGAAACCGGCTACACAAAAAGGCTCCGTaagattcagcagcagcagcagcagcagcagctgcccccaCCGCcgcccccaccacccccccctcTGATGCGGCAGACCATAACGCGCACGCTGCAGCCGCTGATGCGGCCGGCCATGGCCCGCCAGCAGGACCCGCTCATGATCCCGCTGGCCTCCCTGGCCTCCCGCTCCGCCCTCTCCTCCCTGGGCCCCGGGCCGTCCATGGCAGCTGGGCTGCCCGTCAATCCCTCTTCTGTGGTTGTCTCCGATCTCCCTCCAGCAGTGTCCCTGTCTCTCCGTGGGGAAAAGCCAGACGGGCCTTTCCG TGATGCTGATGCTGTTCTGCCTCCTCTgatggcagctgctgagcttTCCAAATCTTCCCCTTTGTCAATCAGCAGTTTGTTGGAGGAGAag GGCTATCAGGTTCCTGTCCTGAGACAGCCAGCGATACCAAGTCTTCTGGGCCCTCAAGGACAATCAATACCCACAACTG GTCATCCAATGAGAGCTGGTGCACTTcgcaggccaggctgggaact TTCAAATCGAGGACGCCCGCACAGTGACCGTGCCCAAAGGACTCAGGCCCCATCACTGCCAGCATCAGCACCAGTCTTTGTGCCTGTGCCTCCACCTCCCTTGTATCCTCCACCACCCCatgctcttcctcttcctccgGGGGTACCACCACCACAGTTTCCTCCTCAGTTTCCACCTGGGCAGCCTCCATCCGCTGGGTACACTGTCCCCCCTCCCGGATATCCCCCAGCTCCTGCAAACATGTCATCAGCTTGGGTCCCAACAGCAGTGCCAGCGGCTCATTCAAACACCATCCCAACGACACAAGCACCTCCTCTTTCTAGGGAGGAGTTTTACAGAGAGCAGCGGAGGCTTAAAGAGGA ggaaaagaaaaagtccaAACTTGATGAGTTTACAAATGATTTTGCTAAGGAATTGATGGAATATAAAAAGATTCAAAAGGAGCGTAGGCGTTCGTTTTCCAG gTCCAAGTCTCCCTATAGTGCTTCATCTTACTCTAGAAGCTCGTACACCTACTCCAAGTCCCGCTCAGGTTCGTCGCGCTCCCGCTCCTACTCGCGCTCCTTTAGCCGCTCCCATTCCCGCTCCTACTCGCGCTCGCCGCCGTACCAGAGACGAGGCAAAGGCAAGAGTCGGAACTACCGCTCCCGCTCGCGCTCGCACGGCTACCACCGCTCCCGCTCGCGCTCGCCCCCGTACCGCCGCTACCACTCCCGCTCCAGGTCCCCGGTGTTCCGGGGCCAGTCCCCCACCAAGCGCGCGGTCCCGCAGGGCGAGGCCGAGCGCGAGTACTTCAACCGCTACAGAGAGGTGCCTCCGTACGACATGAAGGCTTACTATGGCCGCTCGGTGGACTTCAGAGACCCCTTTGAGAAGGAGAGATACAGAGAGTGGGAGAGGAACTACAGGGAGTGGTACGAGAAGTTTTACAAGGGCTATGCTGTGGGCGCTCAGCCGCGGCCTCCGGTGAACAGAGAGAACTTCTCTCCAGAGAGGTTTGGCCCACCTGGGACCAGACGAGAGAATTCACCGTATGCTCGGGGGCGGAGGGAGGAGTATCCCGCTGGGCAGAGCCACAGGAATCGTAATGTAGCTGGAAACTACCCTGAAAAGCCTGGGAGAGAGAGCCATGGCATCAAAGATCCTacaaaatcaaaagagaaagaGGTGGAAAATCCACTGGGAGATGGCAAAGGcaataaacataaaaaacaccggaagagaagaaaaggggaCGAGAATGAAGGATTTCCCAGTGCTGAGCTGTTAGAAGGGGCAAGAAAACCAAGAGAGCCAGTTCCAACAGAAGATGCTAAAACAGACTCTCTATTCATGCTGCCAAGCAGGGATGATGCCACCCCTGTAAGGGATGAGCCCATGGAAGCGGATTCCATTGCTTTCAAACCAGTgtctgaaaaggagaaaaaagagaaggataAGCCAAAAGCAAAGATTGAGAAAACAAAGCGGAAAGTGGAAGTGGCGGCTGCTCCGAAGAAAGACAACGTAGCAAAACCAGCTAAAGCTTCCCAGGAAAAGGCGGACCCCGATCGCGAAAAATCTCCTCGAACGGAACCTCCTGTGAAAAAAGTCAAGGAAGAGCTGCCAAAGACAGACAGTGTTAAAACCTCTTCCTCTCAGAAGGATGAGAAGGCTCTTGGCACACCACGGAAGGCTCATCCCAAAGTGACAAAGGATCACCCAGAAACCAGACCAGCCAAGGAGGAGAAGGCAAAGAAAGAGCATCCTAAAGAAGCCAAGGCAGAGAAGCCCTCCAGCAAGGAGGACAAGTCCAAAAAACCTGCTGAGAAAAGCAAACTTTCTGATGCCAAAattgagaaaaggaaaagaaaagcagaggaaaaggctGATAAAGAGCACGAAGCCACTTCTGCAAAGGCCTATAAACCTGAAACTGCAGAATTAAAAACATCGCCCAAGGGGAAAGCTGAgcctgagggggaaaaaggagagcGGACACCAGAAAAGGataaagctgcttttcttaACAACCCGTCCAAAAAGATTAAACTTAACcgagaaactggaaaaaagatTGTGAGCGCAGAAAACGTGCCACCTGGAAAAGAAGCTGTGGAGAAAcctgagcccagcagcagcaaagttaAAGCGGAAAaggcaaagggaaaagcaaggAGGAAAGTGACGGCAGCTGACGGCGCTAGCTCGACTCTTGTGGATTACACCAG CACGAGTTCCACTGGGGGAAGCCCCGTCAGGAAGCCTGAGGAGAAGCCAGACACCAAAAGAACTGTCATTAAGACCCTGGAGGAGTATAACAATGACATAACAGCCCCTGCTGAGGATGTCATTATCATGATCCAGGTCCCTCAGTCCAAATGGGATAAAGATGACTTTGAGTCTGAAGAGGAAGACGTCAAATCCACCACCCAGGTACCCCCAACTGTAGGAAAACCCTCCAGTGTTATCAAACCTGTGAGTGCAAAGGCAGCAAACCCCCTCAAACACACTGAAAAGGAGACGGAGCCTCTGGAGAAAACGCAGAAAGCTGCAAAAGAGGCAAGTTATGAAAGCACCCAACACGATGCCAAGAGTTCAAAAAGCTCCATGTCGAGTGAAAAAGGTAAAACTAAAGACCGGGATCATTCTTTGTCAGACAAGGACAGTTCTGAGAAGAGGAAGAGCAGTGTTCAGCCAGAAAAAGAGCACTCAGAACGTGCAGCGGAacaaggaaatggaaaagctATATCTCaatcttccaaagatggcagATCTTCAGAGAAGCATGACAGTGGCCGTGGCTCCGCTGCGAAGGACTTCACTCCCAACCGAGACAAGAAGTCTGACCACGATGGCAGCAGGGAGCATTCGAGTTCCAAGCGCAGGGACGAGAAGAGCGAATCGGCGCGGAGGAAAGACTCCCCATCCCGGATCAGAGACTCCGCGGCAGTGCAGAAGAGCAAACCAAGAGAGGAGCGTGTGGAGCCGCCCAAGAAGGGCCCTGCAGAGGCCAAGCGCAGCAGCTACAGCCCCCCACGGGAGCGCAAGCCCCCCGAGCACAAAGCTGTGCACGACCCCAAGCGCCCCGCTGAGGAACACAAACCTCCAGATAAAAACCCGggcaaggacaaggacaaggagaaggagaaggagaaggagaagcacGTACCAGAAGTCAAGAGCAATAAAGAGAAAGAGCCAGGTGGGAATAAACCGGCAGCGAAGCAGGACTCACCAGAAGTGAAGGTGGAGAAGGAGACCATGGCGGCTCAGAGCGATAAAGGCGCAGCAAAGCCCAAGGCGCCCGTGAGCAGCGCCGCCCGCCTCTCGTCCGACCTCGCCCGCGAGACGGACGAGGCTGCCTTCGTGCCAGACTACAACGAGAGCGACAGCGAGAGCAACGTGTCTGCAAAGGACGAGGAGGCTGCGGGGAAAACGCCCAAAGAAGCGAAGGAAAAGGCTGTGGAGAAGGTGAAAGAGGAGGCGGTGGCCCCGGCTCCCGCCGAGCAGCCCGAGGTGGgcaggagccagagccagagcagccccagcgTCAGCCGCAGCCGCAGCCACAGCCCCTCCGAGAGCCAGACACggagccacagcagcagtgccagctcagGGGAGAGTCAggacagcaagaaaaagaaaaagaagaaagagaagaagaagcaCAAGAAGCACAAGAAACACAAGAAGCATAAGAAACATATGGGAAATGAAACAGAATTGGAAAAGAGccaaaaacacaaacacaagaagaaaaaatcgAAGAAGAGCAAAGATAAAGAGAAAGACGACCAAAAAGTGAAATCTGTCACGACATAA